A genomic window from Hyla sarda isolate aHylSar1 chromosome 10, aHylSar1.hap1, whole genome shotgun sequence includes:
- the B3GALT6 gene encoding beta-1,3-galactosyltransferase 6, producing MNLPRLLCRHKTALGLAALSLFAIILLYLAKCTSENLKPMPAWGLPHQQGSLFGHNGLQPALPDKSVSTFLAVLIASGPKYTERRSIIRSTWLSAASAHQGSLWCRFVIGTAGLGEEEAVSLEMEQRRHGDLLLLPDLRDSYDNLTAKLLLMYVWLDRHVDYKFVLKADDDTFARLDVLLDELKAQDPRRYYWGFFSGRGRVKSAGKWRESAWELCDYYLPYALGGGYVLSWDLVHYLSLTKDYLAHWQSEDVSLGAWLAPLEVRRLHDPRFDTEYKSRGCNNKYIVTHKQSIEDMLEKHQTLAREGKLCKEEIKLRLSYIYDWGVPPSQCCQRKDGIP from the coding sequence ATGAACCTACCGCGGCTGCTGTGTCGCCACAAGACGGCGCTGGGTTTGGCCGCTCTGTCCCTCTTCGCCATAATCCTGCTTTACCTGGCCAAATGTACCTCCGAGAACCTGAAGCCTATGCCCGCCTGGGGTCTCCCTCACCAGCAGGGTTCTCTATTCGGCCACAATGGCCTTCAGCCCGCGCTGCCCGACAAGAGCGTCTCCACATTCCTGGCCGTCCTCATAGCCAGTGGGCCTAAGTACACGGAGCGCCGCAGCATCATCCGCAGCACCTGGCTGTCCGCCGCCTCCGCCCACCAGGGGTCGCTGTGGTGCCGCTTTGTCATAGGAACAGCGGGGCTGGGAGAGGAGGAAGCGGTTTCCTTGGAGATGGAGCAGCGGAGACATGGCGACCTGCTGCTGCTACCTGACCTGCGCGACTCCTACGACAACCTGACGGCCAAGCTGCTGCTCATGTACGTGTGGCTGGACCGCCATGTGGACTATAAGTTCGTCCTGAAGGCCGACGATGACACCTTCGCCCGGCTGGACGTcctgctggatgagctgaaggCTCAGGATCCCCGGCGGTATTACTGGGGCTTCTTCTCGGGCAGAGGACGGGTGAAGTCGGCGGGGAAGTGGAGGGAGAGCGCCTGGgagctgtgtgactactacctgcCCTATGCCCTGGGCGGGGGGTATGTGCTGTCCTGGGACCTGGTGCATTACCTCAGCCTCACCAAGGACTACCTGGCACACTGGCAGAGTGAGGACGTGTCCCTGGGGGCCTGGCTGGCGCCCCTGGAGGTCCGGAGGCTCCACGACCCAAGGTTCGACACCGAATACAAGTCCAGAGGCTGCAACAATAAGTATATAGTCACCCATAAGCAAAGCATTGAGGACATGCTGGAGAAGCACCAGACCCTGGCCAGGGAGGGGAAACTGTGCAAAGAAGAGATCAAACTGCGCTTATCGTACATCTACGACTGGGGCGTGCCCCCCTCCCAGTGCTGCCAGAGGAAAGATGGCATCCCATGA